A window from Micromonospora terminaliae encodes these proteins:
- a CDS encoding copper resistance CopC family protein produces MGGRVARATAAWSVVLGLVAGVSVLLPATPAAAHNSLTGSDPKNGARVATAPKRVELRFLASPAPAATKITITGPDNVPAAGGAPTFAGNRVSVPFTPGAAGLYIVAYRVGSADGHPVSGEIRFTLTTGTAAAPPSATATPATAAPSTPAASPATSAVSPTPAADEVDSDGGTGWLWAAGVAVALVALGGGLLLRRRSARG; encoded by the coding sequence ATGGGGGGCAGGGTCGCCCGTGCGACAGCGGCGTGGTCGGTGGTGCTCGGGCTGGTGGCCGGGGTGTCGGTGCTGCTGCCGGCCACGCCGGCGGCCGCGCACAACTCGCTGACCGGCAGCGATCCGAAGAACGGGGCGCGGGTGGCCACTGCGCCGAAGCGGGTCGAGCTGCGCTTCCTCGCCTCGCCGGCGCCCGCGGCGACGAAGATCACCATCACCGGGCCGGACAACGTGCCCGCCGCCGGTGGCGCGCCGACCTTCGCCGGCAACCGGGTGAGCGTGCCGTTCACCCCGGGCGCGGCCGGGCTCTACATCGTGGCCTACCGGGTGGGTTCGGCGGACGGCCACCCGGTCAGCGGGGAGATCCGTTTCACCCTCACCACCGGGACGGCGGCCGCACCGCCGTCGGCGACCGCCACCCCGGCCACCGCCGCGCCGAGCACCCCGGCGGCGTCGCCGGCGACCTCCGCGGTGAGTCCCACGCCCGCCGCCGACGAGGTCGACTCCGACGGGGGTACGGGCTGGCTGTGGGCGGCCGGCGTCGCCGTGGCGCTGGTCGCGCTGGGTGGCGGCCTGCTGCTGCGCCGCCGGTCCGCCCGCGGCTGA
- a CDS encoding ArsR/SmtB family transcription factor: MRTLRIHFTAQDLSRTRLAVQPDPLWEIVCSLHRLQTRAGYAGYAGWYRQVRRDLQRAGLVPVVRERLLPVAPLKRYFPDFLTPGPVTDLDEGIDRVLGTPSRRIRTELGRMAAPANGAWLSDLAAGRLAALHGLGDALRAYFRVAVAPHLPQIGAAVSGDRALRGARVLETGAGQILDDLGPDVRWDPPVLSVNGYPEDRDMHLDGRGIALIPSYFCWHAPIALADPELPPALVYPARRQRPDPTTGPGSPADPERRLGPLLGHTRLAVLRATVRGATTGELARRAGISPATTSHHTTILREAGLISSQRHGNLVLHRLTDLGETLLGDVPARPGTPPVPGGGTRDVR, from the coding sequence ATGCGGACTCTGCGGATCCACTTCACGGCCCAGGACCTCAGCCGTACCCGGCTGGCGGTCCAGCCGGATCCACTGTGGGAGATCGTCTGCAGTCTGCACCGCCTGCAGACCCGGGCCGGCTACGCCGGTTACGCCGGCTGGTACCGGCAGGTGCGCCGGGACCTGCAACGGGCGGGTCTCGTCCCGGTGGTCCGCGAACGGCTGCTGCCTGTCGCGCCGCTCAAGCGGTACTTCCCGGACTTCCTGACGCCCGGTCCGGTCACCGACCTCGACGAGGGGATCGACCGGGTGCTCGGCACCCCGAGCCGGCGGATCCGCACCGAGTTGGGGCGGATGGCGGCTCCCGCCAACGGCGCCTGGCTGAGCGACCTGGCCGCCGGCCGGCTCGCCGCCCTGCACGGCCTCGGCGATGCGCTGCGTGCCTACTTCCGGGTCGCGGTCGCCCCTCACCTTCCGCAGATCGGCGCCGCCGTCTCCGGCGACCGGGCCCTGCGCGGGGCCCGGGTACTCGAGACCGGCGCCGGGCAGATCCTCGACGACCTGGGTCCGGACGTGCGGTGGGACCCGCCGGTGCTGTCCGTGAACGGTTACCCGGAGGACCGGGACATGCACCTCGACGGCCGGGGGATCGCCCTGATCCCGTCGTACTTCTGCTGGCACGCGCCGATCGCGCTGGCCGATCCCGAGCTGCCCCCGGCCCTGGTCTACCCGGCCCGCCGACAGCGACCGGACCCGACGACCGGGCCGGGGTCACCGGCCGACCCGGAACGCCGGCTCGGCCCGCTGCTCGGCCACACCCGCCTGGCCGTCCTTCGCGCCACCGTCCGGGGCGCCACCACCGGCGAACTGGCCCGGCGCGCCGGCATCTCGCCGGCCACCACCAGCCACCACACCACCATCCTGCGGGAGGCCGGGCTCATCAGCAGCCAGCGGCACGGCAACCTCGTGCTGCACCGCCTCACCGACCTGGGTGAGACGCTGCTGGGCGACGTGCCGGCGCGCCCGGGCACGCCACCGGTCCCCGGCGGCGGCACCCGCGACGTCCGGTGA